The following is a genomic window from Sphingomonas sinipercae.
GGCTGCGCAACGAATCCCTATGGATCGGGCTACGGCTATAACGATCCTTACAACAACAACGCGCAGGCGGGCCGTACGGCGACCGGCGCGGCCGCTGGTGCGGTTGGCGGTGCCGTCCTTGGCGCGATCGTCCCGGGCGTGAGCACGGTCGAAGGCGCGATTGCCGGTGCGGTTCTGGGCGGTGTGCTCGGTGCCGTGGTCAAGGGTAAGCAATATTACCGCGCGACCAACGGCTACTGCTATTACGTCGACCAGTACGGTCAGGCGCACTACGACTATAACGTTCGCTGCTAGTCAGCGGATCAGCTGACGGGGCGGAAGTGAACTTCCGCCTCGTCCAGCAGATAGAATTTGCCTTCCGCCACTGAAAAGTGGCCACCGTGAAGCTTAAGCCTGCCGTCCCGTTCGCGCTCAGCGATCCAGGGAAACGTCCGCAGGTTGGACAACGACAGCTTCACCGATTCCCATTCCATTTCCAGGACTGCCTGCGGTGTCAGCTCGCTATGGCGCTGCCGAACGCGATCGCGGGCGGGGCCTAGCTGGCGCACCCACGCGGCGATGAATTGGCCTTCACCGTCCTCGGCACCGTCGAACTGGCCGGTCAGCGCGGCAGCGCAGCCACCGCATGACCCGTGGCCCATCACCAGGATTTCATCGACCTCCAGCTGAGTGACAGCAAATTCCAGCGCTGCCGAAACGCCGTGGAGGCCGCCGGTCGTTTCATAGGGCGGCGCAAGGTTGGCGACGTTGCGAACGACGAAAATCTCGCCAGGACGCACATCGAAAATCTGCGCGGGGTCGACCCTGCTATCGGAGCAAGCGATCACCATGACGCGCGGACTTTGGCCTTCAGCCAGCTCTGCCCAGCGGTCGCGTTCCTCGCGCCAGCCAGTGTCGCGAAACCGGCGATAGCCGTCGAGCAATTCGGTCAAGCGGGACATGGCCGCGGGCTAGCGCCGCAGTCCGGGGCTGGCAAGCGGCGGGCTGGATCGCTATCTGGCCGGCATGAACCTCCCCGTCGCAGTCCCCCGCCAGCGCAAGCCCGATTGGATCAGGGTCAAAGCGCCGACCAGCAACGGCTATGCCGAGACCCGAAAGCTGATGCGATCGCTGAACCTGGCGACGGTCTGCGAGGAGGCGGCTTGCCCCAATATCGGCGAATGCTGGACCAAGAAGCACGCGACGGTGATGATCCTTGGCGACACGTGCACACGGGCCTGCGCCTTCTGCAACGTCAAGACCGGGATGCCGCGCGCGGTCGATCCGCTTGAGCCGGAACATGTCGCCACTGCCGCCGCCGAGCTTGGCCTTGAACATATCGTCGTCACCTCGGTCGATCGCGACGACCTGCCGGACGGCGGCGCTTCGCAATTCGTCAAGGTGATCCAGGCGCTCCGGCGGAACACGCCAAGCACGACCATCGAAATCCTGACCCCGGATTTCCGCAACAAGAGCGAAGCGGCGGTCGAAGCCATCGTCGAGGCCGGACCCGATGTCTACAACCACAACCTGGAGACGGTGCCGAGGCTTTATCCGACGATCCGCCCGGGCGCGCGTTACTATGCGTCGCTTCGGCTGCTTGAGAGCGTGAAGCGGCACGACCCGGCAATCTTCACCAAGTCCGGGGTGATGGTCGGGCTCGGCGAGCAGCGCCTGGAAGTGCACCAGGTGATGGACGACATGCGGTCGGCCAACGTCGATTTCCTGACCATGGGCCAATATCTGCAGCCGACGCCGCGCCACGCCAAGGTCGAGGAGTTCGTTACCCCACAGGCATTCGACGCTTATGCAGCGATCGCCCGGGCGAAGGGGTTCCTGCTGGTGGCCGCATCGCCGTTGACCCGGTCGAGCTACCACGCCGGCGACGACTTCAAGAAGATGCAGGCCAATCGCGCCGCCAAGCTGGAGCGGGGGCATTCGGTGGAGCGGGTGGGGGGCTGATGCCGCGGCACAGCGAAACCAGGCACCTTCCGTATCGCCCCGAGCAACTGTTCGACCTCGTTGCCGACGTCGAACGCTATGACGAATTCCTGCCGTGGGTGGTCGCGGTCCGTATCCGATCGTCCAGCGAGACGGAGACGGTCGCGGACCTGGTCGTGGGCTTCAATGCGTTCAAGGAGCGCTTCACCAGCCGCGTCACGAAGGAGCGGCCGAACCGGATCGTCGTCGATTATATCGAAGGGCCGCTGAAGTATCTGAAGAACGAATGGCGCTTCGAGCCCGCCGATAAAGGGGGCACAGAAATCTTCTTCTCAGTCGATTTCGCGTTCCGGTCGCGGATTTTCGAGGCGATTGCCGGCCAGATGTTCGACCGCGCGCTGCGGCGCATGACCGACGCGTTCGAACAACGCGCCGCCGCGCTTTACGGAATCAGCAAGTCGAGCGCGCAGAGCGCCGCCTGAAGGCGCACACCCGAACGGGTCTTTTCGTCGAAGAATTTCTGGTCGGCGACGATCCTGGCTGGGTCGGCATCGCGTTCGGCGCGGGCGAAGACGACAGTTCCGACCGGCTTGCCCGGCGTGCCGCCGCCAGGACCGGCAATGCCGGTAATCGCGACCGCAACGTCAGCTTGGGCGGCTTCGAGCGCGCCGCGGGCCATCGCCCAGGCTGTGGCGACGCTGACCGCGCCAAAGGTTTCGACCACGTCTGAACTGACTCTCAGGCCGCCGATCTTCGCCGCGTTGGAATAGGTCACATAACCGGCTTCGAACACATCAGATGAGCCGGGGATTTCGGTAATCGCGGCCGAGACGAGGCCGCCGGTGCAGCTTTCGGCGACCGCGATCCGCCGCCCGGCAGCGCGATTGGCGGCGACAACCTCTTCGGCCTTGTCGACCAATTCCTGCGGCAGGAGCCTGTCAGTCATTGTTCGCTGCGACCCATCCTGATGTTGACCACGGCTTGCGCGGCAATGCCTTCGCCGCGCCCGGTAAAGCCAAGCCGTTCCGTCGTGGTTGCCTTGATGCTGACGTCATCGCCACAAATCCCAAGGATGTCAGCGACCTTGGCGCGGATCCGTTCCCGATGCGGACCTACTTTCGGAAATTCGCAGATGACGGTGCAATCCACGTGGTCGATCACGCCGCCGCGGGCCCGGACCTGCTCCGCCGCAAAGGCCAGGAAGCGGTCGGACGCCGCCCCCTTCCACTGCGGATCGGACGGGGGGAAGTGCTGGCCAATGTCGCCCATCGCGGCTGCGCCGAGCAAGGCGTCGGTGATGGCGTGAAGAACGACGTCCGCATCGCTATGCCCGGCCAGGCCACGATCGCTGTCGATGGCGATGCCACCCAGCGTGATCGGGCCGGGGCCGGCAAAGGCGTGAACGTCAAAGCCCATGCCGGTGCGCGGGACCAGGCGCCCGGTAATCGCGGCTTCGGCGCGCTTCCAGTCGGCGGCGGTCGTCAGCTTGTCTAGCATCGGATTGCCTTCAACGGTTGCGACGCGCATGCCGGCGCTCCTGATCACGGTCGTCTCATCGGTCGGTGGGTCGCCTGACCACTCCTCATACGCTTGTCGTAACGCGGGCAACTGGAAAGCTTGGGGAGTCTGGATCCGAACGATGCCGTCCCGCGGGACCGTATCCCGGAGCTCCCCGTCGGCTCGGGCAAGCGTATCGCCGACGGCAAGCACCGGTGCAGCGCCTTCGAAGAATTCGAGCGGTGCAAGCAGCCGGTCGATCACTGCGGCAGGGCAGAAGGGGCGGGCGGCGTCATGCACCAGCACCGCGTCCCCATCGATGGCGGAGAGGCCGGCCTGGACCGAATCCGCGCGTTCGGCGCCGCCTTCGATGAACGGGCCGACGTCGAGGCCAGCGAGCGCCGCTGCGGCGAGCCCGTGCTGCCCCGGCCCGACGACGACGCGGACCCCGGCGATCGCCGGATGCTCGGCCAGCGCCTCGACCGCCCAGCGCAGCACGGGCTTCCCGGCGATCGCGCGATATTGTTTCGGCAAGCCGCCGCCCAGCCGCGTTCCGCTTCCGGCGGCGACGATGAGGGCAGTCGTTGTCATCGCTGGCGCCTTGCCCGTCCCGCGGCCCTCCTGTAAAGGCGCGGCTTCCCATGACCTTGCTGAAGCCTATCGAGATCGGTCCGGTCCGCATCGACGCGCCAGTCATCCTGGCGCCGATGACGGGCGTCACCGACCTGCCGTTCCGCAAGGTCGTGAAGCGCTTTGGCGCCGGCCTGACGGTCAGCGAGATGATCGCCAGCCAGGCGATGATCCGGGAGACCCGCCAGTCGCTGCAAAAGGCCTTGTGGGATCAAAGCGAGCAACCGGTATCGCTGCAGCTCGCCGGATGCGAGCCGCACGTGATGGCCGAGGCCGCCAAGCTCAACGAGCAGCGGGGCGTCGCCATCATCGACATCAACATGGGCTGCCCGGTGCGCAAGGTCGTCAACGGCGACGCCGGGTCGGCGCTGATGGCGAACCTGCCGTTGGCGACCCGGCTGATCGAGGCCACCGTCAAGGCGGTCAGCCTGCCGGTGACCCTGAAGATGCGGATGGGCTGGGACCACCAGAGCCTCAATGCGCCGGAACTCGCGAGGATCGCCCAAGACCTCGGCATCAAGATGATCACCGTGCACGGCCGCACCCGTTGCCAGCTCTACAAGGGCAGCGCCGACTGGGCGTTCGTGCGCAAGGTCAAGGACGCCGTGTCGCTTCCGGTCATCGTCAACGGCGACATCTGCTCGGTCGAAGACGCCAGGGAAGCGTTGCGGCAATCGGGCGCCGATGGAGTGATGATCGGGCGGGGCGCCTACGGAAAGCCGTGGCTCCTCGGCCAGGCGATCGCGGACCTGGTCGATGGCGGCAGCCGCGCCGACCCCTCGCTGGATGAGCAGCTCGACACCATGCTTGGCCAATATGACGAGATGCTGTCGCTGTATGGCCGCCACACTGGCGTCAATCTCGCGCGCAAGCACTTCGGCTGGTACACCAAGGGGCTCCCGGGCTCGGCCGAGCTTCGTAACCGCGTGAATCAGTTGGACGATCCGGCTGACGTCATCGCCATGCTCAAGGGCTTCTACGCACCCTGGCTGACCCGCGCCGCTGCCTGAGGGCGTCGCATAGCGGTAATAGTGTGTTGTTTTTGCAACGGCGCATGCTAGGGCGCGAGCGATGGATGCGCCCTCCGTTGAGTCGGACCTGGGATTGATCGACGGCGGCAGCTGGCTCGCTCGCCAGCGAGAGAGCGGCCGCTTTTACGATTATGCCGCCTGGGCCGCGGCTGCGACGCTCATTTTCACCCTCGGTTTCAGCATCTGGCTGCTTGAGAGGCCGGCAACGCCAGGGTCGCTGCTCTCGCCGGCGCTGATCGCGGCGCTGCTGATTGCCAACCTGATCCCCGCGATCGTGCTGATGGTCCTGTTGTCGCGGCGTTTCGCAATGGCCCACGCCGCGAGGGGAGGGCTCGGAACGGGCAAGCTGCACAACCGGCTCGTTGCCTTGTTCTCCGTCATTGCAGCAGTGCCGACCGTCCTCGTCGCCATCTTCGCGTCGCTGCTCTTCCAGAGCGGCATGGAGTTCTGGTTCTCCGACCGTGCCCGCAACATGATCGAGAATACCGTCGAGATCCCGAAGGCCGCCTACGCCGCGGAGGAAAGGCGCGTTGCCGACAACACGGTGACGATGAGCGCGGACCTTGCGGACTATCTCAAGCAGATGGCCATCGATGATCCGCGGTTCATCACCGCATTTGGAGGCGTCCAGCTTTATCAGCGCGAGCTCTCCGAAGGCATCATTTTCACGTACGGCGCCGACCGGCAAATCCGCACCCTGGTTCTGGTCAATCCCTACGACCGCCCGCTCGACACGGTGATAACGCCGGAACGCATCGCCCAGCTCAAGAAGCGGGACAGTGTGTCGATCAGTTCGTCGGACCGGATCGGCGCTCTGGCCAAGTTGGATTATGGTCCGGACACCTACATTTATGCGGCCCGGGTCTTCGATCCGGAGTTCCAGAAGCAGATCGATCGCGGCAATCAGGTGCTGAACGATTATCGCGCGCTGCTTGCCCGGTCCCGGACGAACCAGCTGCGATTCAACGCGGCGCTGCTGCTCGGTTCGCTGATCATCGTCGGCCTCGCCATTCTGGCGGCACTGCGCCTGGCGGACCGGCTGGTTCGCCCCGTTGGGCAATTGGCCGCGGCGGCAGGCCGTATCGAGCAAGGCGATTTCTCGACCCGCGTTCCAGTCAACCAGACGGAGGACGAGATTCAGACCCTGGCAGCTGCCTTCAACCAGATGACCGATCGCCTGGAGGAGCAAACCGGCGCGCTGAAGAGCGCCAATGCGCAGCTCGAAACGCGCCGGGCATTTATCGAGGCGGTGCTGTCGAGCGTCACCGCCGGCGTACTTGCCCTCGACGCGGCAAATCGGGTCCTGCTAAGCAACCGTTCGGCGGAAGAATTGCTTCGATCGGGCGAGGACACGATCGACGGCGCCCAACTTGCCCGCCTTTCGAGCGAACTGGCCGAATTCATGCTTGGCGAGGAGCGAGAGGCGAACGTCACGGTGACCGCCGAGGACGGACAGCGAACGCTGGCGGTCAAGCGGGTGCGCTATCAGGACGGCGCCGTGCTGACCTTTGACGACATCACCGACCAGCTTTCCGACCAGCGCAGCGCTGCCTGGGCCGACATCGCGCAGCGCATCGCGCATGAGATCAAGAATCCGCTGACACCGATCCAACTGGCGGCGGAGCGGCTGCAGCGCCGGTTCCTGCCGGAGGTTTCGTCGGACAAGGAAACGTTCGAGCGGTTGACTGGCACCATCGTCCGGCAGGTCGGCGACCTGCGCCGGATGGTCGATGAGTTCTCCAACTTCGCGCGGATGCCAAAACCGGTGTTCCGCCAGGAGAACCTGCACGAAATCGCCCGGCAGGCGCTCTTCCTTCACGAAGTCGCGCATCCGGGGATCACCTTCGCCCTGACCCCGGCCGTAGGGAATTTGCCGATGGTTTGCGATCGCCGCCAGCTCGGCCAGGCGCTGACCAACATCGTCAAGAACGCCGTCGAAGCTATTGAAACCAGGCGTTCGCGCGGCGAGCATCACCTTAGCGGCGATCGCATCGACCTGCGGCTGAGCAATGAAGATGAGCAGCTGGTGATCGACGTCATCGATACGGGCATCGGCCTGCCCGAGGATCGGGAGCGGCTGACGGAGCCGTACATCACAACCCGCGTTCGCGGCACCGGACTTGGCCTCGCCATCGTCAAGAAGATCGTCGAGGAGCATTGCGGCGAGATCGCTTTCCTTGACCAGCCGGGCGGCGGCACCCGTGTTCGCATTGCATTCGATTGTGCAAGGCTGGCCGCGCGCGAGCACGACCAAGCCGCGGATTTCACGCCGGACGCGAAGAACGACGGAAATACAGATGTTTGAGGAAGGTTTCTGAATGGCGCTCGAAGTGCTCGTCGTCGACGATGAGGCAGATATCCGCGAGCTCGTCAGCGGGGTTCTGGAGGACGAAGGGTATAGCGTCCGGACCGCGGCGGACAGCACCGGTGCGCTGGAGGCCGTGCGCGACCGGCGGCCGTCGCTGGTGCTGCTCGACGTGTGGCTGCAGGGATCCCGTCTTGATGGGTTGCAGTTGCTTGAAGAATTGAAGCGGCAGGACCCGAGCCTCCCCGTTTTGATGATCTCCGGCCATGGCAACCTGGACACCGCCGTCGCCGCCATCCGCGAGGGCGCCGTCGACTTCATCGAGAAGCCGTTTGAGGCAGAACGGCTGCTGCACCTCGTTGCCAGAGCCACCGAGACCGACCGCCTGCGCCGAGAGAATGCGAGCCTTCGCGAACAGGTCAGTCACGAGCAGGCGCTCGGCGGCAATTCGGTGACGATCAACTCGGTCCGGGCAACGCTTAAGCGGGTCGCCCCGACCGGCAGCCGGGTCCTCATCACGGGGCCAGCGGGGGTCGGCAAGGAAGTGGCCGCGCGGACCATCCACCAGTGGAGCACGAGGGCAGAGGGCCCGTTCATCGTCGTCTCGGCGGCGATGATGACGCCCGAGCGAGTGGAAGAAGAACTGTTCGGCATCGAACAGGACGACGTCAACCGCCCGGGCCTATTGGAACAAGCGCACGGCGGTACCCTGTTCCTCGACGAAATCGCCGACATGCCACTGACCACGCAGGGCAAGATCCTGCGCGTGCTGACCGACCAGAGCTATCATCGAGTGGGCGGCCAGCGTCCGGTCAAGGTGGACGTGCGCGTGCTTTCGGCCACCTCCAGGGACCTACAGCAGGAAATCGACGCTAGCCGGTTTCGCGAGGATCTCTACTACCGGCTCAATGTCGTGCCGGTGAAGTTGCCGCCGCTGCGCGACCGGCGCGAAGACATTCCCGAACTGGCCAACCAGTTCCTCGCCCGCTTCGCTGCCGAGCGGCGCATTCCGGCGCCCAGCTTCAGCGAGGAAGCGATGGCCGCGCTCCAGGCGCACGACTGGCCGGGTAACGTCCGGCAGCTGCGCAACATCATCGAGCGGACCGTCATCCTGGCGCCGTGCGAGCGGGTGGAGACGATCGAGGTGGACATGCTTCCGCCCGAAATCCTTGAGAGCCAGGGGCAGGCCGGGATGTCGAACCAGGCGATGCTGATCATGGGCAGTCCCTTGCGGGAAGCGCGGGAGTCGTTCGAACGCGAGTATCTCAAAATTCAGATTCGACGCTTCTCCGGCAACATCTCCCGGACCGCCTCGTTCATCGGCATGGAACGTTCCGCGCTCCACCGGAAGCTCAAGGCGCTCGGTATCGGCGACAAGCGGGACGAGGAATAGAAAGAACAACCGCCGCAATGGCCGACAAGCCGCTCAGCGTTCAGGATCATTTCCTCAACCAGGTTCGCCGATCGAAA
Proteins encoded in this region:
- a CDS encoding sensor histidine kinase is translated as MDAPSVESDLGLIDGGSWLARQRESGRFYDYAAWAAAATLIFTLGFSIWLLERPATPGSLLSPALIAALLIANLIPAIVLMVLLSRRFAMAHAARGGLGTGKLHNRLVALFSVIAAVPTVLVAIFASLLFQSGMEFWFSDRARNMIENTVEIPKAAYAAEERRVADNTVTMSADLADYLKQMAIDDPRFITAFGGVQLYQRELSEGIIFTYGADRQIRTLVLVNPYDRPLDTVITPERIAQLKKRDSVSISSSDRIGALAKLDYGPDTYIYAARVFDPEFQKQIDRGNQVLNDYRALLARSRTNQLRFNAALLLGSLIIVGLAILAALRLADRLVRPVGQLAAAAGRIEQGDFSTRVPVNQTEDEIQTLAAAFNQMTDRLEEQTGALKSANAQLETRRAFIEAVLSSVTAGVLALDAANRVLLSNRSAEELLRSGEDTIDGAQLARLSSELAEFMLGEEREANVTVTAEDGQRTLAVKRVRYQDGAVLTFDDITDQLSDQRSAAWADIAQRIAHEIKNPLTPIQLAAERLQRRFLPEVSSDKETFERLTGTIVRQVGDLRRMVDEFSNFARMPKPVFRQENLHEIARQALFLHEVAHPGITFALTPAVGNLPMVCDRRQLGQALTNIVKNAVEAIETRRSRGEHHLSGDRIDLRLSNEDEQLVIDVIDTGIGLPEDRERLTEPYITTRVRGTGLGLAIVKKIVEEHCGEIAFLDQPGGGTRVRIAFDCARLAAREHDQAADFTPDAKNDGNTDV
- a CDS encoding sigma-54-dependent transcriptional regulator; its protein translation is MALEVLVVDDEADIRELVSGVLEDEGYSVRTAADSTGALEAVRDRRPSLVLLDVWLQGSRLDGLQLLEELKRQDPSLPVLMISGHGNLDTAVAAIREGAVDFIEKPFEAERLLHLVARATETDRLRRENASLREQVSHEQALGGNSVTINSVRATLKRVAPTGSRVLITGPAGVGKEVAARTIHQWSTRAEGPFIVVSAAMMTPERVEEELFGIEQDDVNRPGLLEQAHGGTLFLDEIADMPLTTQGKILRVLTDQSYHRVGGQRPVKVDVRVLSATSRDLQQEIDASRFREDLYYRLNVVPVKLPPLRDRREDIPELANQFLARFAAERRIPAPSFSEEAMAALQAHDWPGNVRQLRNIIERTVILAPCERVETIEVDMLPPEILESQGQAGMSNQAMLIMGSPLREARESFEREYLKIQIRRFSGNISRTASFIGMERSALHRKLKALGIGDKRDEE
- a CDS encoding type II toxin-antitoxin system RatA family toxin, yielding MPRHSETRHLPYRPEQLFDLVADVERYDEFLPWVVAVRIRSSSETETVADLVVGFNAFKERFTSRVTKERPNRIVVDYIEGPLKYLKNEWRFEPADKGGTEIFFSVDFAFRSRIFEAIAGQMFDRALRRMTDAFEQRAAALYGISKSSAQSAA
- a CDS encoding carbonic anhydrase, translating into MSRLTELLDGYRRFRDTGWREERDRWAELAEGQSPRVMVIACSDSRVDPAQIFDVRPGEIFVVRNVANLAPPYETTGGLHGVSAALEFAVTQLEVDEILVMGHGSCGGCAAALTGQFDGAEDGEGQFIAAWVRQLGPARDRVRQRHSELTPQAVLEMEWESVKLSLSNLRTFPWIAERERDGRLKLHGGHFSVAEGKFYLLDEAEVHFRPVS
- the dusB gene encoding tRNA dihydrouridine synthase DusB, with product MTLLKPIEIGPVRIDAPVILAPMTGVTDLPFRKVVKRFGAGLTVSEMIASQAMIRETRQSLQKALWDQSEQPVSLQLAGCEPHVMAEAAKLNEQRGVAIIDINMGCPVRKVVNGDAGSALMANLPLATRLIEATVKAVSLPVTLKMRMGWDHQSLNAPELARIAQDLGIKMITVHGRTRCQLYKGSADWAFVRKVKDAVSLPVIVNGDICSVEDAREALRQSGADGVMIGRGAYGKPWLLGQAIADLVDGGSRADPSLDEQLDTMLGQYDEMLSLYGRHTGVNLARKHFGWYTKGLPGSAELRNRVNQLDDPADVIAMLKGFYAPWLTRAAA
- the lipA gene encoding lipoyl synthase codes for the protein MNLPVAVPRQRKPDWIRVKAPTSNGYAETRKLMRSLNLATVCEEAACPNIGECWTKKHATVMILGDTCTRACAFCNVKTGMPRAVDPLEPEHVATAAAELGLEHIVVTSVDRDDLPDGGASQFVKVIQALRRNTPSTTIEILTPDFRNKSEAAVEAIVEAGPDVYNHNLETVPRLYPTIRPGARYYASLRLLESVKRHDPAIFTKSGVMVGLGEQRLEVHQVMDDMRSANVDFLTMGQYLQPTPRHAKVEEFVTPQAFDAYAAIARAKGFLLVAASPLTRSSYHAGDDFKKMQANRAAKLERGHSVERVGG
- a CDS encoding CinA family protein → MTDRLLPQELVDKAEEVVAANRAAGRRIAVAESCTGGLVSAAITEIPGSSDVFEAGYVTYSNAAKIGGLRVSSDVVETFGAVSVATAWAMARGALEAAQADVAVAITGIAGPGGGTPGKPVGTVVFARAERDADPARIVADQKFFDEKTRSGVRLQAALCALDLLIP
- a CDS encoding bifunctional 2-C-methyl-D-erythritol 4-phosphate cytidylyltransferase/2-C-methyl-D-erythritol 2,4-cyclodiphosphate synthase, with the translated sequence MTTTALIVAAGSGTRLGGGLPKQYRAIAGKPVLRWAVEALAEHPAIAGVRVVVGPGQHGLAAAALAGLDVGPFIEGGAERADSVQAGLSAIDGDAVLVHDAARPFCPAAVIDRLLAPLEFFEGAAPVLAVGDTLARADGELRDTVPRDGIVRIQTPQAFQLPALRQAYEEWSGDPPTDETTVIRSAGMRVATVEGNPMLDKLTTAADWKRAEAAITGRLVPRTGMGFDVHAFAGPGPITLGGIAIDSDRGLAGHSDADVVLHAITDALLGAAAMGDIGQHFPPSDPQWKGAASDRFLAFAAEQVRARGGVIDHVDCTVICEFPKVGPHRERIRAKVADILGICGDDVSIKATTTERLGFTGRGEGIAAQAVVNIRMGRSEQ